A single region of the Sorghum bicolor cultivar BTx623 chromosome 7, Sorghum_bicolor_NCBIv3, whole genome shotgun sequence genome encodes:
- the LOC110437100 gene encoding uncharacterized protein LOC110437100 has product MSGTLRRDLPPRDLPPADCTPPTSEGGSGEGAKVDRCSKTKKQIDHFLTSLEEEGVVIDDKIAGIVDAEIAKIKAETSREAINESKRGGITMWSAALTCCGLAIYTVATISVGFLMGADWFERAFREEYARRTGFVIGAHRRTNGEDK; this is encoded by the exons ATGTCTGGGACTCTTCGGCGGGATCTGCCCCCCCGTGATCTGCCGCCGGCGGACTGTACGCCTCCCACCTCTGAG GGTGGATCTGGCGAAGGAGCTAAAGTTGATCGTTGTAGCAAGACGAAGAAGCAGATCGACCATTTTTTGACCTCTTTAGAAGAAGAGGGAGTGGTGATAGATGACAAGATAGCCGGTATTGTTGATGCTGAGATAGCTAAAATTAAAGCTGAAACTTCAAG GGAGGCAATCAATGAGTCAAAAAGAGGGGGAATAACGATGTGGTCTGCTGCTTTAACTTGTTGTGGCCTCGCAATCTACACGGTTGCAACTATTTCTGTTGGTTTCCTTATGGGAGCAGATTGGTTTGAGAGAGCCTTCCGTGAGGAATATGCTAGGAGAACTGGTTTCGTTATTGGAGCACATAGGAGAACGAATGGTGAAGATAAGTAG